The proteins below come from a single Rhodococcus sp. WMMA185 genomic window:
- the hisB gene encoding imidazoleglycerol-phosphate dehydratase HisB — MTDRIAKVERTTKESSISVELNLDGTGVVDVSTGVPFFDHMLTALGAHASFDLTVRAEGDVEIEAHHTVEDTAIVLGQALGQALGDKKGIRRFGDAFIPMDETLAHAVVDVSGRPYCVHTGEPEHLLHAVIGGDPGAAYSTVINRHVFESIALNARIALHVRVLYGRDQHHITEAEFKAVARALREAVEPDPRVTGVPSTKGSL, encoded by the coding sequence ATGACCGATCGCATCGCCAAGGTGGAACGCACAACCAAAGAATCGAGTATCAGCGTCGAACTGAACCTCGACGGCACCGGTGTCGTCGACGTCTCGACCGGCGTCCCGTTCTTCGACCACATGCTGACCGCGCTCGGCGCCCATGCGAGCTTCGATCTCACCGTCCGCGCAGAGGGCGACGTCGAGATCGAGGCGCACCACACGGTCGAGGACACCGCGATCGTGCTGGGCCAGGCACTTGGCCAGGCACTCGGCGACAAGAAGGGCATCCGCCGGTTCGGAGACGCCTTCATTCCGATGGACGAGACCCTCGCCCACGCGGTGGTCGACGTGTCCGGCCGTCCGTATTGCGTGCACACCGGGGAACCGGAACACCTCCTGCACGCCGTCATCGGCGGGGACCCCGGTGCCGCGTACTCGACGGTGATCAATCGTCACGTATTCGAATCGATCGCCCTCAACGCCCGCATCGCCCTCCACGTGCGGGTTCTCTACGGCCGCGATCAGCACCACATCACAGAGGCGGAGTTCAAGGCTGTTGCGCGAGCGCTGCGCGAGGCGGTAGAACCGGATCCCCGAGTCACCGGCGTGCCGTCGACCAAGGGCAGCCTGTAA
- the hisD gene encoding histidinol dehydrogenase gives MLARTDLRGRTPSTSELRAALPRGGVDVDAVLHQVRPVVESVRERGAEAALEFSEKFDGVRPTQVRVPQAELDRALRELDSAVRAALEVAIERTRKVHADQRRTDTTTEVVPGGTVTERWIPVDRVGLYVPGGNAVYPSSVVMNVVPAQAAGVRSLVVASPPQSDNGGLPHPTILAAAALLGIDEVWAVGGAQAVALLAYGGTDTEGGDLAPVDLITGPGNIYVTAAKRLCRGLVGIDAEAGPTEIAILADSTADPVHVAADLISQAEHDVMAASVLVTPSVELADAVETALAAQLEITKHRERVIAALSGTQSGIVLVSDVDAGLRVVNSYAAEHLEIQTENASAVAAQVTSAGAVFVGPWAPVSLGDYCAGSNHVLPTAGCARHSSGLSVQTFLRGVHVVDYTEAALKEVSGHVITLSNAEDLPAHGEAVRLRFEALR, from the coding sequence ATGCTCGCCCGCACCGACCTTCGCGGTCGTACGCCGTCCACGTCCGAACTTCGGGCCGCACTTCCTCGAGGTGGAGTGGATGTGGATGCGGTGCTGCATCAGGTTCGCCCGGTCGTCGAGTCGGTTCGTGAACGTGGCGCCGAAGCGGCCCTGGAGTTCAGTGAGAAGTTCGACGGCGTTCGGCCTACCCAGGTCCGTGTACCGCAAGCCGAACTGGACCGCGCACTCCGCGAGCTCGATTCGGCGGTGCGCGCCGCTCTCGAGGTCGCGATCGAACGGACCCGCAAGGTACACGCCGATCAGCGGCGTACCGACACCACAACAGAGGTGGTTCCCGGCGGCACCGTCACCGAGCGGTGGATTCCCGTCGACCGTGTCGGTCTCTACGTGCCAGGCGGCAATGCGGTTTACCCGTCGAGTGTCGTGATGAACGTGGTACCCGCACAGGCGGCCGGCGTTCGCTCGCTGGTGGTGGCGTCGCCGCCGCAGTCCGACAACGGCGGCCTACCGCACCCGACCATCCTCGCGGCGGCAGCCCTTCTGGGCATCGACGAAGTGTGGGCCGTCGGCGGCGCTCAAGCCGTTGCCCTGCTCGCCTACGGTGGCACCGACACCGAAGGCGGGGACCTCGCCCCCGTCGACCTGATTACCGGGCCGGGCAACATCTACGTCACGGCTGCAAAGCGGCTGTGCCGTGGTCTCGTCGGGATCGACGCCGAGGCAGGCCCCACCGAGATCGCGATCCTTGCCGACTCCACCGCCGATCCGGTGCATGTCGCAGCCGACCTGATCAGCCAGGCCGAGCACGACGTGATGGCGGCCAGTGTGCTGGTCACCCCAAGTGTCGAACTTGCTGATGCCGTCGAGACAGCACTGGCCGCTCAGCTCGAGATCACCAAACACAGGGAGCGGGTCATAGCCGCGCTGTCGGGCACCCAGTCCGGCATCGTCCTGGTCTCCGACGTCGACGCGGGACTGCGCGTCGTCAACTCCTACGCCGCCGAGCACCTCGAGATCCAGACCGAGAACGCGTCCGCGGTGGCCGCCCAGGTAACCAGTGCCGGTGCGGTATTCGTCGGCCCTTGGGCGCCGGTCAGCCTGGGTGACTACTGCGCCGGGTCGAACCACGTGCTGCCCACCGCCGGCTGTGCCCGGCACTCGTCCGGTCTGAGTGTGCAGACCTTCCTGCGGGGGGTGCACGTCGTCGACTACACCGAAGCCGCGCTGAAGGAGGTGTCCGGTCATGTCATCACCCTCTCGAATGCAGAGGACCTGCCGGCCCACGGTGAGGCCGTGCGCCTGCGCTTCGAGGCCCTGCGATGA
- a CDS encoding histidinol-phosphate transaminase, giving the protein MTGPDVPGASIGVDALPIRESLRGKSAYGAPQLRVPVQLNTNENPHPPTQALVDDVAEFVREAARELHRYPDRDAVALRTDLAAYLTRQTGVHVTTENVWAANGSNEILQQLLQAFGGPGRSAMGFVPSYSMHPIIADGTQTEWLPIFRRDDFALDVEAAVSAIGERRPDVVFVTSPNNPTGHSIEIADLRRILDAVTGIVVVDEAYAEFSDAPSAMTLIDEYPSKLVVSRTMSKAFAFAGGRLGYLAAAPAFIEALLLVRLPYHLSVISQAAARAALRHADETLASVHSLAKERVRVSKALEDKGFRVIPSDANFILFGDFTDSAHAWQAYLDRGVLIRDVGIPGYLRATIGLASENDAFISAGDEIAATELTSSGDRA; this is encoded by the coding sequence ATGACGGGGCCGGATGTCCCGGGCGCTTCCATCGGTGTGGATGCGCTGCCGATCCGGGAGAGCCTGCGCGGTAAGTCTGCATACGGCGCCCCGCAACTGAGAGTCCCGGTGCAACTGAACACCAACGAAAATCCGCACCCGCCAACGCAGGCGCTCGTCGACGACGTCGCGGAATTCGTCCGGGAGGCGGCACGGGAGTTGCACCGCTACCCGGACCGGGACGCGGTGGCGTTGCGCACCGATCTCGCCGCATATCTCACCCGTCAGACCGGTGTTCACGTCACCACCGAAAACGTCTGGGCAGCCAATGGGTCCAACGAGATCCTTCAACAGCTGCTGCAGGCTTTCGGGGGTCCCGGTCGCAGCGCAATGGGCTTCGTGCCGTCCTATTCGATGCACCCGATCATCGCCGACGGCACTCAGACCGAGTGGCTGCCGATATTCCGCCGCGACGACTTCGCTCTCGACGTAGAGGCCGCAGTCTCGGCCATCGGCGAACGCCGGCCCGACGTGGTGTTCGTGACCAGTCCCAACAACCCGACCGGACACAGTATCGAGATCGCGGACCTGCGCCGGATCCTCGATGCCGTAACGGGCATCGTGGTCGTGGACGAGGCGTATGCCGAGTTCTCCGACGCTCCGAGCGCAATGACCCTGATCGACGAGTACCCGTCGAAGCTCGTGGTGTCGCGGACGATGAGCAAGGCGTTTGCGTTCGCCGGTGGCAGGCTCGGATATCTCGCGGCCGCACCGGCGTTCATCGAAGCGCTGCTGCTCGTCCGGCTGCCGTACCATCTGTCCGTGATCTCGCAGGCTGCGGCCCGGGCTGCCTTACGGCACGCGGACGAGACGCTCGCCAGCGTGCACTCCCTTGCCAAGGAACGGGTTCGTGTTTCGAAAGCACTGGAGGACAAGGGCTTTCGAGTCATCCCGAGTGATGCGAACTTCATTCTGTTCGGCGACTTCACCGACAGCGCCCACGCGTGGCAGGCCTACCTCGATCGGGGGGTGCTGATTCGGGACGTCGGCATTCCGGGCTACCTTCGCGCCACGATCGGGCTAGCGTCCGAGAACGATGCCTTCATATCGGCCGGCGACGAGATTGCCGCGACCGAACTCACCAGTTCAGGAGACCGAGCATGA